From Panicum hallii strain FIL2 chromosome 2, PHallii_v3.1, whole genome shotgun sequence, a single genomic window includes:
- the LOC112881602 gene encoding receptor-like protein 44, whose translation MSRHHLAVAAAAAVLFLLSPPPCAADPDDERCLSHLHQSLSDPSGGLRNWTKAAFSAPCEGFYSHLQGVTCNNGRVYKLALPGLSLGGTIPPELSNCTNLQSLDLSANTLSGAIPPELSALLNLAVLNLSSNALSGAIPRELASCAYLNVIDLHGNQLSGPIPDELGLLVRLSTFDVSYNRLSGPIPVLLANRTSGGTAAVGTARFNASSFAGNKDLYGYPLPPLRTRGLSVLAIVSIGLGSGLLSLVLSFSAVCLWLRATDRTATTPGEEGKISQLMPDY comes from the coding sequence ATGTCCCGacaccacctcgccgtcgccgccgccgccgcagtgcTGTTCCTCCTCTCGCCGCCGCCTTGCGCAGCCGACCCCGACGACGAGCGGTGCCTGTCTCACCTCCACCAGTCCCTCTCCGACCCCTCCGGTGGACTCCGCAACTGGACCAAGGCGGCGTTCTCGGCGCCGTGCGAGGGCTTCTACTCGCACCTTCAGGGCGTGACCTGCAACAACGGGCGCGTGTACAAACTTGCCCTCCCGGGGCTGTCCCTCGGCGGCACCATCCCGCCTGAGCTCTCCAACTGCACCAACCTCCAGTCGCTGGACCTCTCCGCCAACACGCTGTCCGGCGCCATCCCACCGGAGCTCTCCGCGCTGCTGAACCTCGCCGTGCTCAATCTCTCCTCCAACGCGCTTTCCGGCGCCATCCCGCGGGAACTCGCCAGCTGCGCCTACCTCAACGTCATAGATCTCCACGGCAACCAGCTGTCCGGCCCCATCCCTGACGAGCTCGGCCTCCTCGTCCGGCTCTCCACCTTCGACGTCTCCTACAACCGCCTCTCGGGCCCCATCCCTGTGCTCCTTGCCAACCGCACCAgtggcggcacggcggccgTCGGGACGGCGAGGTTCAATGCCAGCTCGTTTGCGGGGAACAAGGACCTGTACGGGTacccgctgccgccgctgcgGACGCGGGGCCTCTCCGTGCTCGCCATCGTCAGCATCGGCCTTGGAAGCGGGCTGCTCAGCCTCGTGCTCAGCTTCTCCGCCGTCTGCCTGTGGCTCCGCGCAACGGACCGCACTGCCACCACCCCCGGCGAGGAGGGCAAGATTTCCCAGCTCATGCCGGACTACTGA
- the LOC112880933 gene encoding uncharacterized protein LOC112880933, whose product MELFFKAMCNKFGLMGHMDGTPPNPIDATRRQADYCVRSWLYRSVSDSVLDFTMEDEQTAHQLWVAIETHFQANQAPRVIFLKYGKKMKRAADALRAIGQPIADSTLVLNILRGVDPRYSTTGDFIATTPNITFAAALDRLALKELRLANEAKVVASTTLVASTPSGWGSNYRSPSAPYRSQQQQGRCKKGNSKRNTGGGWGGSGDQQQGWGGGGGQQ is encoded by the exons ATGGAGCTCTTCTTCAAGGCCATGTGCAACAAGTTTGGCCTCATGGGGCATATGGATGGGACTCCTCCCAATCCCATCGATGCTACCAGGCGCCAAGCGGACTACTGCGTTCGCAGCTGGCTATACCGCTCTGTCTCCGACTCCGTCTTGGATTTCACCATGGAAGATGAACAGACAGCGCACCAGCTTTGGGTCGCCATCGAAACTCACTTCCAGGCGAACCAAGCTCCCCGCGTCATCTTCCTGA AATATGGAAAGAAGATGAAGAGAGCTGCCGATGCCCTTCGCGCCATCGGGCAGCCGATTGCTGACTCCACACTCGTCCTCAACATCCTCCGCGGCGTCGACCCCCGCTACAGTACCACTGGAGACTTCATCGCCACCACACCGAACATCACCTTCGCTGCGGCGCTTGATCGACTCGCCCTCAAGGAACTGCGTTTGGCAAATGAAGCCAAGGTTGTGGCTTCCACTACCCTTGTCGCCTCCACACCATCTGGCTGGGGTTCCAACTACCGCTCTCCATCTGCACCATACCGTTCCCAGCAGCAACAGGGCAGGTGCAAGAAAGGTAACAGCAAGCGGAACACCGGTGGTGGCTGGGGCGGCAGTGGCGACCAGCAGCAGGgctggggcggcggtggtggccaGCAGTAG